Proteins encoded within one genomic window of Anas platyrhynchos isolate ZD024472 breed Pekin duck chromosome 28, IASCAAS_PekinDuck_T2T, whole genome shotgun sequence:
- the LOC119714116 gene encoding feather keratin Cos1-2-like, with product MPLDMGQLRPTIKASPSPCSLIHFSGLLLVKTQQVHLLPPDMSCYDQCQPCQPCGPTPLASSCNEPCVRQCQNSTIVIQPSPVVVTLPGPILSSFPQNTAVGSSTSAAVGSILSCDGVPINSGCCDLSCITSRYCGSRCRPC from the exons ATGCCTCTGGACATGGGGCAGCTAAGGCCCACTATAAAAGCCAGCCCATCTCCGTGCTCCCTTATCCACTTCTCTGGCCTTCTTCTCGTGAAGACTCAACAG GTTCACCTCCTGCCACCAGACATGTCCTGCTACGACCAGTGCCAGCCATGCCAGCCCTGCGGCCCAACCCCGCTGGCCAGCAGTTGCAATGAGCCTTGCGTCAGGCAGTGCCAGAACTCCACCATTGTCATCCAGCCCTCTCCCGTGGTGGtgaccctgcccggccccatcctcagctccttcccgcaGAACACGGCTGTGGGATCCTCCACCTCTGCTGCCgttggcagcatcctcagctgtgACGGAGTCCCCATCAACTCTGGGTGCTGTGACCTCTCCTGCATTACCAGCCGCTACTGTGGCAGCAGGTGCCGCCCCTGCTAA
- the LOC119714078 gene encoding feather keratin Cos2-3-like, with amino-acid sequence MPLDMGQLRPTIKASPALCSLIHFSGLLLVGIQVHLLPPDMSCYDQCRPCQPCGPTPLASSCNEPCVRQCQNSTIVIQPSPVVVTLPGPILSSFPQNTAVGSSTSAAVGSILSCDGVPINSGCCDLSCITSRYCGSRCRPC; translated from the exons ATGCCTCTGGACATGGGGCAGCTAAGGCCCACTATAAAagccagcccagctctgtgctCTCTCATCCACTTCTCTGGCCTTCTTCTTGTTGGGATCCAG GTTCACCTCCTGCCACCAGACATGTCCTGCTATGACCAGTGCCGGCCATGCCAGCCCTGTGGCCCGACCCCgctggccagcagctgcaacgagccctgCGTCAGGCAGTGCCAGAACTCCACCATTGTCATCCAGCCCTCTCCCGTGGTGGtgaccctgcccggccccatcctcagctccttcccgcaGAACACGGCTGTGGGATCCTCCACCTCTGCTGCCgttggcagcatcctcagctgtgACGGCGTCCCCATCAACTCTGGGTGCTGTGACCTCTCCTGCATTACCAGCCGCTACTGTGGCAGCAGGTGCCGCCCCTGCTAA